In the Phyllopteryx taeniolatus isolate TA_2022b chromosome 1, UOR_Ptae_1.2, whole genome shotgun sequence genome, gCTGGTCTACAAAtaactaaatggtttaggtcctgaatacatgaaagaaatgctaatggattATTAACCCAGTAGGGGTCTGAGATCTACAGATTCAGGaaaaatagtggagcacagagtccaaagcaaacatggtgaagcagcatttactgtcgctgttatgctgcacacaaatggaataagttgccaagagaagtgacatcagccccaagtgtgaatgtttttcagttcaggttaaaaactcttctcatgctttttagagcatttccacttttaaatctttcttgcactgtatgctattttaattgtattatacatttttctctgttttaaatgtttataagctgtttattttatttgtttttacatgcttttgatcatgtaaagcacactgaTTTACTTTGTGTAttaaatgcactatataaataaatcggCTTTGCTTCAGCTGCAACTGAGGTTCTACTCATGcatggagggaattatgaagaGTTACAAATACTGTTGCAGTTggtgttagcacaaaacatcagaaagcaaaaaaaaaaatatgtcggGAAAAGCTTACTAGGACTTCATTTGTGatcaatcagaggcactttaaatggtggcagttgtgtgctgactaCCATTCATCAtgggtttgaatgtgactgcttaattctgaacacagacacTTCCCCGTTGTAGGTGGGAGTGCACAGTTGTGAACCACATCATttcagtagttttatttttacgtCACCTCTCGAAAACCTTAACGAAAAAATttagttattctttttttttttttaaatcacaaaaaccctggcatttgaagggtgtgtgtaaatgttttatatcaCTGTATCCTTAATGCTTATAGAGcagctgaaataaatatttaagacgtcaccgtttttctcacaaaatttATTTCCAatggtgctattgacatgaacatttggGAAGAtcttgggaacaacccaactaagccatacatacaaagaaagtggaacaaataagatcagaaattgttattattattattgtaaattatgtgtaataatgtgaaatgacacaggggaaaagtattgaacacgccaactagtatttatttaatactttgtacaaaagcctttgttcaACAttcctcctgtatggagaaactagtcgcacgcATTGGTCTGGTataattttggcccattcctccacacaagcagtcttcaaatcttgaatattccgtgggcttcttttatggaccttgagtttcagttctttccatagatttttttattattggcagtacgttttggatcattgtccttatttcatttttgtcatccttgtagatggcagcagatttttgtcaagaacatttgccccttcatccttccttcaataatgtgaagtttaccagtaccattttctaaaaagcagccccacaccatcatgttcccaactctgaacttcactgtcggtatggtgtttttagggtgatgtgcagtgccattccTCCTCCAAACGTGATGTACATTATgccatccaaagagttcaattttggtctcatcagaccagactatattctcccagtatttaacaggattgtccaaatgttgttcagcaaactttaaaagagctttgacatgcttttttttcagcaatggggtcttgcatgtTCAGCGTACATACAGGCCATgacggcggagtgcattactcactgttttccttgtaacaactgtacctgctaattccaggtctttttgaagctctccacaggtggtccttggctcttggacaactcttccgattattctttgcactactctgtcagaaatcttgcgaggagcacctgatggaggcaaatttatggcgatatgattggctttccacttacgaattatggccccaaccgccgtgctcactggaacattcagaagcatAGATAGATATGcccctgtaaccaatgccattgttatgttttgcaacaattagtttgcgatgttcttgagacagctctgtgctcttacccatcatgagatgtgtcttgactcacaccttggcaatgagacctttttgtaggccatcaattaggactgaaccatccGGTATTCATTTGTACTGATatggggctggattgctgtttcattattgatagatttaaggtgttgtcttggctttctatGCCTTTTTttcacctccctttcttcatgtgatCAATacgttttccctgtgtcatttcacattattacacacaacttactTTCTgggcttatttgttctactttctttgtatgtatgaattacttgggttgatcccaacatctggtgaaatgttcacgTCCATAGCaccttttgaaatatatttagtgagaaaaatggtgacgtgttaaatacctatttcagctgctgtatgctcctatacatccatccatctgctcTCAGCAAAATTTTGTATGGCTTAAGGCTAACTGTATAACGATAATATAGCTAAATTGCTAATAGTTGTTAAATAGCTACGAATGTTCGCTAGTATGTGAAGCCCTATTtaacaaacaaatgttaaaacCAATTACGTTGCTGATGAATTAATAAGTAGATAATATTTTCACCCTGTGACTGgcgggcaaccagttcagggtgtaccccgcctctcacccgcgaccctggtgatgataagcagtgtagaaaatggatagatggataatatTTTCAACCATGGTGGCGCGGTGACCGACtgatgagcacatctgcctcacagttccgaggacccggttTCATATCCGCTAAATTAGAATTCGATCGCATTTATTACAGGAACCGGAAGTACGCAATACACTGTCGGATATTACGTCAATTGTGGGTGCGCTCGCTTCAATAACAATGTCTCATTGACACATTTACCATTTGCCGTAAGCCGCCCCTCTTTTTTATCAGCTCATTGAATCAAGCGCAACTCCAACTGCCCTTgggaaggactttttttttttttttaggaaacgtCCAAACGCAACAGCCACATTTATTTAACTTATCAAAACTTGTGTGCTAGGTTACGCCTCCGGGATGCTTCAGAGGAGTTCAACACTCCGATATTTTCTGGGCCTCGTACCTGGGAAACGTCGTTTTGGTCCGTATAGATTCCTTCCTGTCTTTTTTTGCATTGGAGGTGTCATGGAGTGGATTATGATCAACGTGAGGATAGGAAGAGAAACGTTTTGTAAGTGTAACTTTGCAAAGTGACACACTCAGCATCACCACAGACATATGTCTGTGTTTGACTGCTTTAGTGGTCCAGGAGTGGTCAGAAAAATAGTAAACAGGGCTTACCTTACATCTACCCATGGTCAGCAATTAGCTTGATATCATTTCTGATGAGTCATAGCCCtcacttttttctctctcttcctcaGTCCATACGGATAAAATGTTTAAGTAAAAGAGTTGCGTGTATGTTGAGAGACATACATCTTCAGAGCATAAATCCTAATATTTATAATGTCTgtgatgaaacaaaatacacgAATTACAAGGAAGACTTCTTAACAAAATCATATGAAAAAACGGTGAATAACCCTTGTTTTATCCCATTTAGTGGATATGTATGTTGGTTATCAAGAGGGAAGGACAAGAAGCAAAACTATGGCTATTTTGAGGGGACAAACTTAAGCTGTACACAGCGTGTGTTGCGCtaactaatgcactcaaatgtAGAAATACTCATggatattactgtatatttaagcatatgtaaaaaaagaagaaaaaaatcatgttagaAATGTGCTAATGACTGTGCTGTACTTACAATATAACTGGGTATGAAAATAGATTATTTTAACTTGCAGTCTGGCAAGACTATAAACCTGTTTAACACTACAGTAGATTTAAATACACATAAATTACTCAGTATACCTCTGTGCTCTACTGAGtatagtttctttctttctcctgaAGCTATTATAAACTGTCCAAACAATAAATCAGAGTGGCAAAGAGAGAAATTTGTGCTGATTTCcacatttgttttcagttttcctgtattttttttcacatctcaATGTGTCATAgggttttcaaaaaaacaacaaatgtttttattgtacagtacataGATTTCTTGATTTCAATGTCGTATGTGTTATTTTCTACTCAGATGATGTCTACCGAAGAAAACGATCAGAGAGGGAGTACCAGCAGAAACTGGCGGATGGTGTGATAGTTTTAAATGAGCCTACAGCCAAGTGAATGATGTTTGTGTGGGCTTGCCACATTTCATCATGGACACATCCTTGGAATTTTATCACTGAATTGAAAACCTCAAATCCATTACATTATGGTAAAATCatgaacattttattgttatatCTAACAaaattacacatactgtatgctcaTAATCATGTTTGAACTACTTGATctggttttaaatacaaaatagcgCCTGCCAAGAACAAAAAGAAGTGTCTTTagtgtatttatatagtgcTGTATATTACGCAGGACGAAGAACAGATTTTCTGTCACTTCTAATGATTAAACAGTTATGTTTATGGACTTGTCTGAATTCTTTTTAATAGTATAACTCAAGCATTGGCTATATAAAAGTCTAACCTTTTCACTAAATGTTAGTTCTTCTGTAAAAAGGACACTGGTTATTTCAGTTGTACCATCCGATTGGAAGACTGTGCAGACAGATGAAGCTGTAAGGGTGCTTCCACAGCTGGATGGGGTTCCCATCCAGTCTCACTTCATGCATGTTAGCTCGAATGTAGTAACTGGTGTTTCCTTGGCAGAATGTCTCATCTGTCATTGTTTTGATCTTGTTGTTCTGTAGAAGACACAGAAACTAATCACAAAGTCCGAGCTgacttttaatgtttaaatggtgaaaaaggtTCTGTAGAAAGGCTGTTTCTCCTGTTGAATgtcagtggaacctccaaagtctcACAATCTGTTCCAGTATGCTAAaagaaggcacggggagaacatgcaaactccacacaggcggggccggggattgaacccgggtcctcagaactgtgaggctgacgctctaaccagtcgtccaccgtgccgccccttggGAACCCAAATGCCTAAATACACCCGTGGAACTCACAGTGGCACGACTGGCGACTATAAGAGGTTCCACTTTACATGAACTTACATGTAGGTGCACAGTGTGAAGAGACACTGGAAGTTGAGGCACAGCTGTCAGCTCATTGTTTCCAAGGTAAAGATAAGCCAGTCTTGTGAGTTTCTGCAACAAAGAcaccttgtttatttattttatttttgtcaatagAGTACGACAAACCTGAAACTGTTTCACTTATTTATACTTTTGAATGCAAGTAGTGGGTTTGGATGGTTACTACCTTGAAAGCAGTGGACTTTACACCTTGTGTTGTAAGCTTATTGAAGTTGGCGTTGAAAGACATAGGCCTGATGGGAAGTGTGGGCAGTTTAGTCAGCCTGTTGTCTGAAAGATTGAGCTCCTCGAGATTTGCAAGTCTGGAAAAAACTCCGTCCTCTATCTCCGTGATGAGATTCCAACGAAGGTCAATTAGTTTCAGTGTGACTGGAAAAAAAGGGAGGCTttggaaagaaacaaaaatcactTCAGACAAggatttgtttacaaaaacagtgTTTACTTACTTGTGTCTGCAAAgtcttgattttttattttggtgatttTGTTGAAGCGTGCATAGAGATAAGCTGTTTCCTTCGGCAATGCTGGTACAGCTGACATTTCAGGAGACACGTCCTCACAGTAAACAGACCCACTCAAGCAAACACATAGTAAACATCTTGGTATGTCTGTTAATGGGGAAAACAGATCAGTTGATGAATATTCAGTGATGTTTTATACAGCTAAAGGTACACTACACAAACATTTAGGACAAGGACACTTGACCAGCCCCCTCATTACATAATATGGACTTTAGTTGCTTTCACAAATGTGGATAAATTCCTTTTCAAGTATTGCATAATCAGCTTCGAAATAGTTGTAAATTAGTTTAGACCAACTTCACCAATGGCTTTTGGAGCTACAGCTTGGTCTGTATCCTGAAGGATGTCATGATCATGCATGTCACTCTGTGAAAAGAAGTGAATC is a window encoding:
- the LOC133480468 gene encoding small integral membrane protein 4, translating into MLQRSSTLRYFLGLVPGKRRFGPYRFLPVFFCIGGVMEWIMINVRIGRETFYDVYRRKRSEREYQQKLADGVIVLNEPTAK
- the ognb gene encoding osteoglycin, paralog b → MLFRTLLFITVVLSWALSFAVGDESNKGEKVQSDMHDHDILQDTDQAVAPKAIDIPRCLLCVCLSGSVYCEDVSPEMSAVPALPKETAYLYARFNKITKIKNQDFADTITLKLIDLRWNLITEIEDGVFSRLANLEELNLSDNRLTKLPTLPIRPMSFNANFNKLTTQGVKSTAFKKLTRLAYLYLGNNELTAVPQLPVSLHTVHLHNNKIKTMTDETFCQGNTSYYIRANMHEVRLDGNPIQLWKHPYSFICLHSLPIGWYN